The following coding sequences lie in one Miscanthus floridulus cultivar M001 chromosome 9, ASM1932011v1, whole genome shotgun sequence genomic window:
- the LOC136483212 gene encoding uncharacterized protein: MAMDGNPLIGHFPATISATGWSFPVTTNNVLPSIPLQNQEVNNNVAAIDALANTMPRLPFFQTGRSAIHAPPVSMPVHQPTQGMAAMAGNPVTGHFQAAMASDWFSFPATISSVVPTIPLQNEEENPPQGRVVTANELADPSQNQVKNPPEQTVPSNNEGRTIRLFGTNIAEGQKEVKD; the protein is encoded by the exons ATGGCAATGGATGGCAATCCTTTGATTGGTCATTTCCCAGCTACCATCTCTGCCACTGGCTGGTCATTCCCTGTAACTACCAACAACGTCCTTCCTAGTATTCCCTTGCAGAACCAAGAGGTCAACAACAATGTTGCAGCCATTGATGCTCTTGCCAATACTATGCCCCGCTTGCCATTCTTCCAAACTGGCAGAAGTGCCATCCATGCCCCTCCTGTGTCGATGCCGGTGCACCAGCCAACTCAAGGGATGGCGGCTATGGCTGGCAATCCTGTGACTGGTCATTTCCAAGCTGCTATGGCTAGCGATTGGTTCTCATTCCCTGCAACTATCAGCAGCGTCGTTCCTACAATTCCCTTGCAGAATGAAGAGGAGAATCCACCACAAGGGAGAGTGGTGACTGCGAATG AACTGGCAGACCCCTCACAGAATCAAGTGAAGAATCCACCAGAGCAGACAGTGCCTAGCAACAACGAAGGTCGCACCATTCGTCTTTTTGGCACCAACATTGCTGAAGGTCAGAAAGAAGTCAAAGATTAA